A part of Pectinophora gossypiella chromosome Z, ilPecGoss1.1, whole genome shotgun sequence genomic DNA contains:
- the LOC126380711 gene encoding glutamate receptor 1-like: MLCERFMSLGTGLLLFHIGVLSAQTFPVEKIAVGAIFDQNTEEIQNVFKYAMTVHNQNISSRRLELQAYVDVINTADAFKLSRLICNQFARGVFAMLGAVNPESFDTLHSYTNTFQMPFVTPWFPEKVIPPSSGLIDHAVSMRPDYHKAIVDTIVYYGWKEIIYMYDSHDGLLRLQQLYQSMQPGRTAFRISLVKRINNASDAMEFLLALEQHDRWGNKRIVLDCNARNAKSILVEHVRKVQLGRRTYHYMLSGLVMDDHWENEITEYGAVNITGFRIVDHSRKIVRDFMDGLRRMDPRFKGTISAQTALMYDGVQVLMDALGRLWRKKPDAFRSALRRAAGQANSTKVIDCNPGKSWVVPFEHGDKISRLIKKTDIEGLTGNISFNEEGHRHNFSLQVVEMTVQSAMLQVATWTDAHGLSLMPPKFVQLRSPASYDTNKTYMVTTILQEPYLMQKTERGHKEDHLYGFVKDLMDLIAKKLGIKYELRLVRDGKYGSENPSEGWTGMIGEILRKEADMAVAPLAITVDRERVVDFTEPFLAVDNPIIHTRVPKQLSDTFSFLRPLSKEIWLCVLFSFFAVSIVLFLVSRFSPHEWRSVSISDTHLDHPVSSTNEIILHNEFSIWNSFWFSLGSFMQQGSDVVPRSLSGRIVGTVWWFFALILVCSYTANLAAYLIVERISEPAKSLNYPSNMAHSEISHAMPWSILDQDPMMSGTSLAHYTLDREGEIACDTMSRVCRYKHVNFAIATTKGSPLREGINLALVSLKKDGVIKKLWRKWLLSKKPDCDMVKDEETTITEMTLSQVAGIFYVLVGGLALALAVALMEFCQHGRQEAARANVPLRAALTAKARLASRVERKAPPQRTPQRDHDRLPWNGGAFAGYFTAGNQISQDDAVHASFTHV; the protein is encoded by the exons gtgCAATTTTCGACCAGAATACTGAGGAAATTCAGAATGTGTTCAAGTACGCGATGACAGTTCACAATCAGAACATCAGCAGCCGTCGGCTGGAGCTACAGGCGTATGTCGACGTCATAAATACGGCTGATGCGTTCAAACTCTCGCGCCTCA TTTGCAACCAGTTTGCGCGAGGCGTGTTTGCTATGCTGGGCGCGGTTAATCCAGAATCATTCGATACGCTGCATTCCTATACAAACACTTTCCAAATGCCTTTTGTGACGCCTTGGTTTCCCGAGAAA GTAATACCACCATCTTCGGGTCTCATTGACCATGCAGTAAGTATGCGGCCCGACTATCACAAGGCGATTGTAGATACAATAGTGTATTATGGATGGAAGGAAATCATATACATGTATGATTCACATGATG GATTGCTGCGGCTCCAACAGCTCTACCAGTCTATGCAACCGGGAAGGACTGCTTTCCGAATCTCGCTTGTGAAGCGAATTAATAACGCGTCAGACGCTATGGAATTCTTGTTGGCTTTGGAACAACACGACCGTTGGGGCAACAAACGCATAGTACTAGATTGCAACGCTAGAAACGCCAAAAGTATACTAGTCGAGCACGTCCGCAAAGTACAATTAGGACGCCGGACCTATCACTACATGCTCAGCGGATTG GTTATGGACGATCACTGGGAGAATGAAATTACTGAGTACGGAGCAGTCAATATAACGGGGTTCCGGATCGTCGACCACTCGCGCAAGATTGTGCGCGATTTCATGGACGGTTTGCGCAGAATGGACCCTCGGTTCAAGGGGACCATATCG GCTCAAACTGCACTTATGTATGATGGAGTGCAAGTATTGATGGACGCCCTTGGAAGGCTTTGGAGGAAGAAGCCCGATGCTTTTAGAAGCGCACTACGACGTGCTGCGGGTCAAGCTAATTCCACTAAAGTCATCGACTGCAATCCAGGAAAAAGTTGGGTTGTGCCGTTTGAGCACGGCGATAAAATATCAAGGcttattaaaaaa ACGGATATTGAAGGCCTTACTGGGAATATTTCCTTCAACGAGGAAGGCCATCGTCATAATTTTAGCTTGCAAGTGGTGGAAATGACTGTGCAAAGTGCTATGCTTCAG GTGGCAACTTGGACAGATGCCCACGGTTTATCATTAATGCCTCCGAAGTTCGTTCAGCTTCGCTCACCCGCATCTTACGACACAAACAAAACGTATATGGTCACTACGATTCTTCAAGAACCTTATCTGATGCAAAAGACGGAGCGAGGCCACAAAGAAGACCATTTGTATGGTTTTGTCAAAGATCTTATGGATTTGATCGCAAAGAAACTTGGTATCAAAT atgAACTACGATTGGTGAGGGATGGCAAGTATGGAAGTGAGAATCCTTCAGAGGGCTGGACGGGGATGATAGGTGAAATACTTCGGAAG GAGGCAGATATGGCAGTAGCACCTTTGGCGATAACTGTTGACCGTGAGCGGGTAGTAGACTTTACTGAGCCCTTCTTAGCTGTCGATAATCCTATAATTCACACAAGAGTACCTAAACAACTATCTGACACTTTCAGCTTCTTAAGACCGTTATCGAAAGAAATTTGG CTATGTGTACTCTTCAGTTTCTTTGCTGTAAGCATTGTTCTTTTCTTGGTGTCAAGATTCTCCCCACATGAATGGAGATCAGTGTCCATATCAGATACTCATTTAGACCACCCTGTCAGCAGTACTAATGAG ATTATCTTACACAATGAATTTAGTATTTGGAACTCGTTTTGGTTCTCACTTGGTTCGTTTATGCAACAAGGCAGCGACGTGGTACCAAG ATCATTGTCGGGAAGGATAGTTGGTACTGTTTGGTGGTTCTTTGCACTCATCTTAGTGTGCTCGTACACGGCGAACCTGGCGGCTTATCTCATAGTGGAGCGTATATCAGAGCCGGCTAAGTCGCTCAACTACCCGTCTAACATGGCGCATTCCGAA ATAAGTCACGCAATGCCATGGAGCATTCTAGACCAAGACCCGATGATGAGTGGGACGTCACTGGCACACTACACTCTAGACAGGGAGGGTGAGATTGCTTGCGATACAATGTCACGTGTTTGCAGATATAAGCACGTTAATTTCGCCATTGCCACGACCAAAGGATCGCCTCTAAG AGAAGGGATCAATCTAGCTCTCGTAAGTTTGAAGAAGGATGGAGTTATTAAGAAGCTTTGGCGCAAATGGCTACTTAGTAAGAAGCCGGATTGCGATATGGTTAAAGATGAG gAGACGACGATAACGGAAATGACGCTGAGTCAAGTGGCGGGTATATTCTACGTGTTGGTGGGTGGGTTAGCATTAGCTTTGGCAGTGGCCTTGATGGAGTTTTGCCAGCACGGACGCCAGGAGGCGGCACGGGCTAACGTGCCGTTGCGCGCCGCACTCACAGCGAAGGCACGACTTGCGTCTCGCGTTGAACGGAAAGCGCCTCCTCAACGCACGCCCCAACGAGATCACGACCGCCTGCCTTGGAACGGGGGTGCATTCGCGGGG TATTTCACCGCTGGCAACCAGATCTCTCAAGACGATGCTGTACACGCCAGTTTTACTCACGTCTGA